The following proteins come from a genomic window of Fibrobacter sp. UWR4:
- the murG gene encoding undecaprenyldiphospho-muramoylpentapeptide beta-N-acetylglucosaminyltransferase yields the protein MKKFLFVCGGTGGHIFPAVAIANSLKKMGVTDITFAGRKGSMEERLVAKDWPYEYISAVPLHRGPFLKNLALPFNLTKALVRAKSVVKKVKPDVVVATGGYVSLPIVLAAGSMGIPVYLQEQNAVAGVANKVGSRYAKTIFVTSDDAAKAFPAEKCMVFGNPVRELPTEDSLPRPMEFREGKKAVFIVGGSQGAVGINNKIEESIKTIAARDDVSVVWQVGVKNVETINNRVGNVNNVAVRGFLDGIYSYMKHADLIISRAGASALAEILAFGKPSILLPFPHATANHQEHNARVVEKAGAALVELDADENHLWEKVERLLADEDGLKKMAAAAKSLGMPDAADQIAKVILSKENA from the coding sequence ATGAAAAAGTTCCTCTTCGTTTGTGGCGGTACCGGTGGCCATATTTTCCCGGCAGTAGCTATTGCCAATAGCCTGAAGAAGATGGGCGTTACCGATATTACTTTTGCCGGCCGTAAGGGCTCCATGGAAGAACGCCTGGTGGCAAAGGATTGGCCCTATGAATACATTTCCGCTGTGCCTCTGCATCGCGGCCCGTTCCTGAAGAATCTCGCTCTGCCTTTTAACTTGACCAAGGCTCTGGTCCGTGCCAAGAGCGTTGTGAAGAAGGTGAAGCCTGATGTAGTTGTTGCTACTGGCGGCTACGTTTCCCTTCCCATTGTCCTTGCCGCAGGTTCCATGGGTATTCCCGTGTATCTGCAGGAACAGAATGCTGTTGCAGGTGTTGCCAACAAGGTTGGCTCTCGCTATGCAAAGACCATCTTTGTAACTTCTGACGATGCTGCCAAGGCTTTCCCTGCAGAAAAGTGCATGGTTTTTGGAAACCCTGTCCGTGAATTGCCTACTGAAGATTCTCTGCCTCGTCCTATGGAATTTAGGGAAGGTAAGAAGGCTGTGTTCATTGTGGGTGGTTCCCAGGGTGCTGTAGGCATCAACAATAAGATTGAGGAAAGCATCAAGACTATCGCTGCCCGTGACGATGTTTCCGTTGTCTGGCAGGTGGGTGTAAAGAATGTGGAAACCATCAACAACCGCGTGGGCAACGTGAACAATGTTGCAGTTCGTGGCTTCCTGGATGGCATTTACTCCTATATGAAGCATGCTGACTTGATCATCAGCCGTGCAGGTGCTTCCGCTCTCGCTGAAATTCTTGCTTTTGGCAAGCCCTCTATCCTGCTTCCGTTCCCTCACGCAACTGCTAACCACCAGGAACACAACGCCCGTGTTGTGGAAAAGGCTGGTGCTGCTCTTGTGGAATTGGACGCAGATGAAAATCACCTGTGGGAAAAGGTGGAACGCCTTCTTGCTGATGAAGATGGCCTGAAGAAGATGGCTGCTGCAGCAA
- a CDS encoding UDP-N-acetylmuramoyl-L-alanyl-D-glutamate--2,6-diaminopimelate ligase, with the protein MLSETLMKNLNVRGLCDDSRRVKSGDLFFSMPAPNYDVFARDAVAAGAVAVVSESVAPEGLASKWIQVSDVKAARLEAAKIFYKDPFSKLTCHAVTGTNGKTTSAFLMDAMLTAAGHKVALLGTIKNKVGDVSVPANLTTPGQLDLFAFAAKAVEVGCTDLVMETSSHALHQGRVAGISYRSGLFSNLTQDHLDYHKTMEAYFEAKTLLFTKYLASDGVAVINVDDEHGASLCENLKKAGRKAVGVSRLAAEKADVKPNGIVENTEDGLKFDLTGFGSAAHFETALCGDFNVDNVMLVLSWANAIGLSKEAMDKALAEVRVPGRFEKVWNKNGIHVVVDYAHTPDALERVLATARSLCRGKLSAVFGCGGDRDKTKRPIMGAIAEKMADKAWLTSDNPRTENPTDIINDVRAGMKTDKFEVVELRDEAIRRACAELKDGDWLVVAGKGHEDYQIIGKTKHHFDDHEEVVKAMENV; encoded by the coding sequence ATGCTTTCTGAAACTTTGATGAAGAACTTGAATGTTCGTGGTTTGTGCGACGATTCCCGCCGCGTGAAGTCTGGTGACCTGTTTTTCTCGATGCCGGCTCCTAACTATGATGTTTTCGCTCGTGATGCAGTGGCCGCAGGCGCAGTTGCTGTGGTTAGCGAGTCTGTCGCTCCCGAAGGTCTTGCTTCCAAGTGGATCCAGGTTTCTGATGTAAAGGCTGCACGCCTTGAAGCAGCAAAGATTTTCTACAAGGATCCGTTCTCAAAGCTTACTTGTCATGCCGTAACTGGTACAAACGGCAAGACTACTAGCGCTTTCCTTATGGATGCGATGCTGACTGCAGCTGGCCATAAGGTAGCTCTCCTGGGTACGATCAAGAATAAGGTGGGCGATGTTTCTGTTCCTGCTAACTTGACTACTCCGGGTCAGCTTGATTTGTTTGCTTTTGCAGCTAAGGCTGTGGAAGTGGGTTGCACTGATCTTGTCATGGAAACCTCTTCTCACGCCCTTCATCAGGGTCGTGTTGCAGGCATTAGCTACCGTAGCGGTCTGTTCAGCAATCTGACTCAGGATCACCTGGATTATCACAAGACCATGGAAGCCTACTTCGAAGCAAAAACTTTGCTGTTCACCAAGTATCTGGCTTCTGATGGTGTTGCCGTCATTAATGTGGATGACGAACACGGCGCATCTCTCTGCGAAAACCTGAAGAAGGCTGGCCGTAAGGCTGTTGGCGTTTCTCGTCTGGCTGCTGAAAAGGCTGATGTGAAGCCCAATGGCATTGTTGAAAATACGGAAGATGGCTTGAAGTTTGACTTGACTGGCTTTGGCTCTGCTGCTCATTTTGAAACTGCTCTTTGCGGTGATTTCAATGTGGATAATGTGATGCTGGTTCTTTCCTGGGCGAATGCAATTGGTCTTTCCAAGGAAGCAATGGATAAGGCTCTTGCAGAAGTTCGCGTGCCAGGCCGTTTTGAAAAGGTCTGGAATAAGAATGGTATTCATGTGGTTGTGGACTACGCTCACACTCCCGATGCTCTTGAACGTGTTTTGGCTACCGCTCGCTCTCTTTGCCGTGGCAAGCTTTCCGCTGTATTTGGCTGCGGTGGCGACCGCGACAAGACCAAGCGTCCCATTATGGGTGCCATCGCAGAAAAGATGGCTGACAAGGCTTGGCTTACTTCGGACAATCCCCGTACTGAAAATCCCACCGACATCATTAACGATGTTCGCGCCGGTATGAAGACGGACAAGTTTGAAGTTGTGGAACTTCGCGATGAAGCAATCAGGCGTGCTTGTGCGGAATTGAAGGATGGCGACTGGCTGGTGGTTGCTGGCAAGGGCCATGAAGACTACCAGATTATCGGCAAGACCAAGCATCATTTTGATGACCACGAGGAAGTGGTGAAGGCGATGGAAAATGTTTAA
- a CDS encoding penicillin-binding transpeptidase domain-containing protein — MNIPNINAISMCRMFVLGVVGVLAFKTFDIQVLNREIYQQETKNMVTQTKNVYAERGLIMDRNGVVFADNLRDNENATDFTRIFLQGKLASQIVGKVGYNGIGSMGVERVFDSRLRGNEGYRLSYQDARRNEIYGRSENVAEAEPGKNLVLTIDKDMQEIVEGALKKGVADYLATSASAVVVDPYTGEILAMASYPTYDPNSKKQVVGRMSKNDIVSMSYEPGSTFKVVTAAAALENGVVPVDTIFPDEGKCWKWSERSEKICDTHVYGDMDMGEAMVQSSNIVFGKIADKVGADKLYRMARNFGFGMKTSEHLYGEESGKLYQPYELTRDDRTLKTMGFGHALMATPIQLVMAYSAVANGGILMEPKIVKEWRDSKGNLVESFKPDTVRRVISEKTAASIRQMLHRVVNNGTAKKVMSKKIPDIVFGGKTGTAEKYNQETRKYDRDHQVASFIGLAPVEDARYVCMVLVDDPQTAQHHGGNTAGPIFRQIMEGIYYHPELSPLSHRMAVVEKVSACDDDYIGMMAADAKQLATEKNCKIHFDGSEENGRVISMRRDMGDSLGLVLILGNVDGSRMPNFKGLSLKDAMEVASNVRMKVEFTGKGRVVAQSPKADEVLSKGQVCKLTLKEKG; from the coding sequence ATGAACATTCCCAATATTAATGCAATTTCTATGTGCAGAATGTTCGTGCTGGGCGTTGTTGGCGTTCTTGCTTTCAAGACCTTTGATATTCAGGTCTTGAATAGGGAAATCTACCAGCAGGAAACCAAGAACATGGTGACCCAGACGAAGAACGTGTACGCTGAACGCGGTTTGATTATGGACCGTAACGGCGTGGTATTTGCCGACAATCTTCGCGATAACGAAAATGCAACGGACTTTACCCGTATTTTCTTACAGGGTAAGCTTGCTTCCCAGATTGTGGGCAAGGTGGGTTATAACGGCATTGGCTCCATGGGCGTGGAACGTGTGTTCGATTCCCGTTTGCGTGGTAACGAAGGTTATCGCCTGAGTTATCAGGACGCTCGTCGCAACGAAATTTATGGCCGTTCCGAAAATGTTGCCGAAGCAGAACCGGGTAAGAACTTGGTGCTGACTATCGACAAGGACATGCAGGAAATTGTGGAAGGAGCCTTGAAGAAGGGTGTGGCCGATTACTTGGCTACTAGCGCTTCCGCTGTGGTGGTGGATCCTTACACCGGTGAAATTCTTGCCATGGCTAGCTATCCAACCTACGATCCCAATTCCAAGAAGCAGGTCGTGGGCCGTATGTCCAAGAACGACATCGTTTCCATGTCTTACGAACCGGGTTCTACTTTCAAGGTGGTTACCGCTGCTGCAGCTCTTGAAAATGGCGTTGTTCCGGTAGATACGATTTTCCCCGACGAAGGCAAGTGCTGGAAATGGAGTGAACGTTCCGAAAAGATTTGCGATACCCATGTGTATGGCGATATGGATATGGGCGAAGCCATGGTGCAGTCCTCCAATATCGTTTTCGGCAAGATTGCTGACAAGGTGGGGGCCGATAAACTTTATCGTATGGCTCGTAATTTCGGTTTCGGCATGAAGACTTCTGAACATCTTTATGGCGAAGAATCTGGAAAGCTCTACCAGCCTTATGAATTGACTCGTGATGACCGTACCCTGAAAACGATGGGCTTTGGACATGCTCTGATGGCCACCCCGATTCAGCTGGTGATGGCTTATTCCGCCGTAGCTAATGGCGGTATCCTGATGGAGCCGAAGATCGTGAAGGAATGGCGCGATTCCAAAGGTAACCTGGTGGAAAGCTTTAAGCCGGATACCGTCCGTCGCGTAATTTCTGAAAAGACTGCCGCTAGCATCCGCCAGATGCTCCATCGCGTGGTGAACAATGGTACCGCTAAGAAGGTTATGAGCAAGAAGATTCCGGATATCGTATTCGGCGGCAAGACGGGAACTGCAGAAAAATATAACCAGGAAACTCGCAAGTATGACCGTGATCATCAGGTGGCTTCCTTTATCGGTCTTGCTCCTGTTGAAGATGCTCGCTATGTATGCATGGTCCTGGTGGATGACCCTCAGACGGCTCAGCATCATGGTGGTAATACTGCAGGTCCTATTTTCCGTCAGATTATGGAAGGCATCTACTACCATCCGGAACTTTCACCGCTGTCCCATCGTATGGCTGTGGTGGAAAAGGTTTCCGCTTGCGATGATGATTACATCGGGATGATGGCGGCAGACGCTAAGCAGCTTGCTACGGAAAAGAACTGCAAGATTCATTTTGATGGTTCCGAAGAAAACGGTCGCGTGATTTCCATGCGTCGTGATATGGGCGATTCTCTGGGTCTCGTACTTATCCTCGGTAATGTGGACGGTAGCCGTATGCCTAACTTCAAGGGACTTTCCCTGAAGGATGCTATGGAAGTTGCAAGCAATGTTCGCATGAAGGTTGAATTTACCGGCAAGGGTCGCGTTGTTGCCCAATCCCCGAAGGCCGATGAAGTGTTGAGTAAAGGGCAAGTTTGCAAACTGACGTTGAAGGAGAAAGGCTGA
- the murF gene encoding UDP-N-acetylmuramoyl-tripeptide--D-alanyl-D-alanine ligase, translating to MFKLDLKIKELLEILETQAVGVNARTQGRKVNLCMDSREPAKGVVFWPIKGERFDAHKFVTEMEKNGALMSVVNQDAEGIENFKMYAPVDDTTKALLKLAKGYQKNFKLKKVAITGSNGKTTTKEMTKAVLSMKYNTHATAGNFNNHIGVPMTLFQLKHSHEAAVIEMGTSGPDEIRPLSMATEPDIAVITNIGASHLEKLKDFDGVFAEKRTITAGLKKNGLLIVNADDAHLCKLRSNTSYKVVTFGIKRGIYKPEKLSYDENNCASFFIGRTKFTLSVPGIHNVYNALAAIAIGEAMKVSKTDIAKALANFHSTNMRMEIKNANGFKIVSDCYNANPSSTKMALQTIGNMKVNRRIAILGDMLELGDKTDALHLEMGAMVPEMNFDMLFTVGEKAKLYVKGAKSKGMKSAYHFDSVQDLIAELTEEVSEGDVLLVKGSRGMHMEQVVEAMLKLTKVNV from the coding sequence ATGTTTAAGCTGGATTTGAAAATTAAGGAACTGCTTGAAATCCTGGAAACCCAGGCTGTGGGCGTTAATGCCCGTACCCAGGGGCGCAAGGTGAATCTTTGCATGGATTCCCGTGAACCTGCAAAGGGTGTTGTTTTCTGGCCGATCAAGGGCGAACGTTTTGACGCCCACAAGTTTGTGACTGAGATGGAAAAGAATGGAGCTCTGATGAGTGTTGTGAACCAGGATGCTGAAGGTATTGAAAACTTCAAGATGTATGCCCCCGTGGATGATACCACCAAGGCTCTGCTGAAGCTTGCCAAGGGTTACCAGAAGAATTTCAAGCTGAAGAAGGTGGCTATCACTGGTTCTAACGGAAAGACCACTACCAAGGAAATGACCAAGGCTGTTCTTTCCATGAAGTACAATACTCACGCTACTGCTGGTAACTTCAATAACCACATTGGCGTGCCCATGACCTTGTTCCAGCTGAAACACTCCCACGAAGCTGCAGTCATTGAAATGGGTACTAGCGGTCCCGACGAAATTCGTCCGTTGTCTATGGCTACTGAACCCGATATTGCTGTAATTACCAATATTGGTGCAAGCCATCTGGAAAAACTAAAGGACTTTGATGGTGTCTTTGCGGAAAAGCGCACGATTACTGCAGGACTCAAGAAGAACGGCCTTCTGATTGTGAATGCTGATGATGCTCACCTTTGCAAGCTCCGTTCCAACACCAGCTATAAGGTGGTCACATTCGGAATTAAGCGTGGTATCTACAAGCCCGAAAAGCTGTCCTACGACGAGAACAACTGTGCGTCCTTCTTTATTGGTCGCACTAAGTTTACGCTGTCTGTTCCGGGCATCCACAACGTTTATAATGCACTGGCCGCTATCGCCATCGGTGAAGCGATGAAGGTTTCCAAGACCGATATTGCCAAGGCTCTTGCCAACTTCCATTCCACCAATATGCGTATGGAAATCAAGAATGCCAATGGCTTCAAGATCGTGTCTGATTGCTATAACGCAAATCCGTCTTCTACCAAGATGGCTCTCCAGACCATTGGTAACATGAAGGTGAATCGCCGTATTGCCATTCTTGGCGATATGCTGGAACTGGGCGACAAGACTGACGCTCTCCACCTGGAAATGGGCGCCATGGTTCCGGAAATGAATTTTGACATGCTGTTTACTGTTGGCGAGAAGGCTAAGCTTTATGTGAAGGGCGCAAAGTCCAAGGGCATGAAGTCTGCTTATCACTTCGATTCCGTTCAGGATCTGATTGCTGAACTGACAGAAGAAGTGTCTGAGGGAGACGTTCTCCTGGTGAAGGGTTCCCGCGGTATGCATATGGAACAAGTTGTCGAAGCGATGCTCAAGCTTACCAAGGTTAACGTTTAG
- a CDS encoding putative peptidoglycan glycosyltransferase FtsW, translating into MKILNNIITRGSSMNKMLLVVAMLLLCLGVAVVYTASAAQAKAMGFGAEYYMMAHLKKAIPCFIIMLGISRLDYGVWKVLGRVVFVAFFVLSVLALVKGGGVKGANRWIFGIQPSEFMKLGLLIWISAKLSEAGDNIKSVACTIVQPAIPYGLCAMVLVLQPNFSMLIMISAIVFTVMMIAGANLKYLAGILGAVIPLGILKLLFSTHSRARIMAFFADEGQMVASNYQGDHALQALGNGGLFGTGYGMGLQKLGYLPEAHKDVVYAVIGEEIGFVGTFAVLMAFAILFSQGFKIAQNASTRFGRYLALALTLSLFFNFVVHVCVCVGLIPTTGQPLPFLSFGGTNLGYSCVAVGILLNISRANSGRKINEPYMSGSSLDSSVFRNFGFSRSGV; encoded by the coding sequence ATGAAGATCTTGAACAACATTATCACTCGAGGCTCCAGCATGAATAAGATGCTGTTAGTGGTGGCTATGCTACTGCTGTGTCTCGGTGTGGCTGTTGTTTATACGGCTTCTGCTGCGCAGGCCAAGGCTATGGGCTTTGGTGCTGAATATTACATGATGGCACATTTGAAGAAGGCTATTCCCTGCTTTATTATCATGCTTGGAATTTCCAGGTTGGATTATGGCGTATGGAAGGTCCTGGGTCGTGTCGTTTTTGTGGCGTTTTTTGTGCTTTCTGTTTTGGCCCTGGTGAAGGGTGGTGGCGTCAAGGGTGCTAACCGTTGGATTTTCGGTATCCAGCCTTCTGAATTCATGAAGCTTGGCCTTTTGATCTGGATTAGCGCAAAGCTTTCTGAAGCAGGGGATAACATTAAGTCTGTTGCCTGCACCATTGTCCAACCTGCAATTCCTTATGGTCTTTGCGCTATGGTTTTGGTTCTGCAGCCAAACTTCTCCATGTTGATCATGATTTCTGCCATTGTGTTTACGGTCATGATGATTGCAGGTGCTAACCTGAAGTATCTGGCAGGAATTCTTGGTGCTGTGATTCCTCTGGGAATCTTGAAGCTTTTGTTCTCCACTCACTCTAGAGCTCGAATTATGGCATTCTTTGCTGACGAAGGCCAGATGGTTGCTTCTAATTATCAGGGGGATCATGCTTTGCAGGCTCTTGGTAACGGTGGCCTGTTTGGGACGGGCTATGGTATGGGACTTCAGAAGCTTGGCTATTTGCCGGAAGCTCACAAGGATGTGGTCTATGCAGTGATTGGAGAAGAAATTGGCTTTGTAGGAACCTTCGCTGTTTTGATGGCTTTTGCAATTCTCTTCTCTCAGGGATTCAAGATTGCCCAGAATGCTTCTACTCGTTTCGGTAGGTATTTGGCTCTGGCTTTGACCTTGTCTCTGTTCTTCAACTTTGTGGTCCACGTTTGTGTTTGCGTTGGCCTGATTCCTACCACGGGTCAGCCCTTGCCGTTCCTGAGCTTTGGTGGAACGAACCTGGGCTATTCCTGTGTAGCCGTTGGAATTTTGCTGAACATTTCCCGTGCCAATTCTGGTAGGAAGATTAACGAACCTTATATGAGTGGTTCCTCGCTGGATAGTAGCGTGTTTAGAAACTTTGGTTTTTCAAGGAGTGGCGTATGA
- the fliB gene encoding flagellin lysine-N-methylase has translation MLLRSPVFYHQFQCIADKCTDTCCVGWEIDIDEKSLEKYRQLPENGPDESRRTFGKRLLENIEEGHFKLLPGDRCPFLKENGLCDMICHLGCKGTDLDENGESILCNICREHPRFVEVYGDIMEKGLGLCCEEAARLLLTSETSCRTSFGISSLSFAESEIDEEPDEMPEDAKEARDAIFAERSHMFELMADSSKSLNQRLIDVLDYAESVNSYEEDSEKQDDEEPELSPDAIQQTWIEILGEGESFGPAWDNAYERMIRKGWPLPTSCRTRSGISLFTDEDGARIVTYLLYRYYAKSLFDGDGMTKVQFAIYFWIMLQKFGDVLAAGSPADATDLTRKINAIKLLSKQTEYSEEIMEILADNFFQNEAFSVSQFRNIITALQS, from the coding sequence ATGCTTCTCAGATCACCCGTTTTTTACCACCAGTTCCAATGCATCGCCGACAAATGTACCGACACTTGCTGCGTGGGCTGGGAAATCGACATTGACGAAAAATCCCTGGAAAAGTACCGACAGCTCCCCGAAAATGGGCCCGACGAGAGCCGCCGCACCTTCGGAAAGCGCCTTCTGGAAAACATCGAAGAGGGGCATTTCAAACTTTTGCCAGGAGACCGCTGTCCTTTCCTCAAGGAAAACGGTCTTTGCGACATGATTTGCCACCTAGGATGCAAGGGCACGGATTTAGATGAAAATGGTGAAAGCATCCTCTGCAACATCTGCAGGGAACACCCCCGTTTTGTGGAAGTCTATGGCGATATCATGGAAAAGGGTCTGGGTCTCTGCTGCGAAGAAGCGGCAAGACTGTTGCTGACATCCGAAACGTCATGCCGAACTAGTTTCGGCATCAGCAGTCTTTCCTTCGCAGAAAGCGAAATTGACGAAGAACCGGACGAAATGCCGGAAGACGCAAAAGAAGCCCGCGACGCCATTTTCGCAGAACGCTCCCACATGTTCGAACTGATGGCAGATTCCAGCAAATCGCTGAACCAGCGGCTCATCGACGTTCTGGACTACGCCGAAAGCGTCAACAGCTACGAAGAAGACTCCGAAAAGCAAGACGACGAAGAACCGGAACTTTCTCCGGACGCCATTCAACAGACCTGGATTGAAATTCTTGGCGAAGGAGAAAGCTTCGGCCCCGCCTGGGATAACGCCTACGAACGCATGATCCGCAAGGGATGGCCCCTTCCCACGTCATGCCGAACTCGCTCCGGCATCAGTTTATTTACAGATGAAGACGGCGCACGCATTGTCACCTATCTACTTTACCGCTACTACGCCAAGAGCCTTTTTGATGGCGACGGTATGACCAAAGTCCAGTTCGCCATTTACTTCTGGATCATGCTTCAAAAGTTCGGCGATGTTCTTGCAGCAGGCTCCCCTGCAGACGCAACGGATCTTACCCGCAAAATAAACGCAATCAAACTTCTGAGCAAGCAGACGGAATACTCCGAGGAAATCATGGAAATCCTGGCGGACAATTTCTTCCAGAACGAAGCATTCAGCGTCAGCCAATTCCGCAACATCATCACCGCATTGCAATCCTGA
- a CDS encoding division/cell wall cluster transcriptional repressor MraZ: MNERNRFIGQAKSAIDGKGRCAFPREFRRQLTAEDGTEFVLTVWADGRLRLFVTSEYEKFMSELDQWPDRELAEQFRMSLRSSLVELDGQNRILLPKDKIQYAELTNSITFVEYRGKSLELWNTDKYEAKLASQTEEAKALFNKLCFNAGFAGGLNVQK, from the coding sequence ATGAACGAACGTAACCGTTTTATAGGTCAAGCCAAGTCGGCTATCGACGGAAAGGGTAGGTGCGCCTTCCCTCGGGAATTCCGTCGTCAATTGACCGCAGAAGACGGTACGGAATTCGTATTGACTGTCTGGGCGGACGGAAGACTTCGTTTGTTCGTGACATCTGAATACGAGAAGTTCATGAGTGAGTTGGACCAATGGCCCGACCGCGAACTAGCTGAACAATTCCGTATGAGCCTCCGTTCCTCCCTTGTGGAACTGGATGGACAGAACAGAATCTTGCTCCCGAAGGACAAGATTCAGTATGCCGAACTTACGAACAGCATTACGTTCGTAGAATACCGCGGCAAGTCTCTGGAATTGTGGAATACAGACAAGTACGAAGCCAAGCTTGCTTCTCAGACCGAAGAAGCTAAGGCTCTATTCAACAAGCTGTGTTTTAATGCTGGTTTTGCGGGGGGATTGAATGTCCAAAAATGA
- a CDS encoding DUF1848 domain-containing protein, which yields MIISASIRTDLPAFYSKWFLNRIREGYVLVRNPYNQDYITRYQLDPSVVDCLFFCTKNPTPLLPHLEEIADYRWMWHVTLTPYGKDIEPNVPHKRFIVEQFKKLSDMVNAHNGGEDAVQWRYDPICITGRYTVEQHIKSFEVMATLLEGYTRTCIISFVDIFNCVTKNFPELRPVCWEDQVTITKAFVEIGGQHGIAIKTCVENGALAEFGADCSGCTTPAVFETALGLPTRGLTFTPPKKKFARDECSACVVGGDIGNYSNCPHLCKYCYANYGKDQVLQKHKTHDPESPLIIGNLRPGEIVHPAKQESWIKKKPSVQPDLFEI from the coding sequence ATGATCATCTCCGCCAGCATCCGCACAGACCTCCCCGCATTCTATTCCAAATGGTTCCTGAACAGAATCCGCGAAGGCTACGTGCTGGTACGAAACCCCTACAACCAGGATTACATTACCCGCTACCAGCTGGACCCAAGCGTTGTGGACTGTCTATTTTTCTGCACCAAGAATCCAACCCCGCTCCTCCCCCATCTGGAGGAAATCGCAGATTACCGCTGGATGTGGCACGTAACCCTCACGCCCTATGGAAAGGACATTGAGCCCAACGTTCCCCACAAGCGATTCATTGTGGAGCAGTTCAAGAAGCTTTCGGACATGGTCAATGCCCATAACGGCGGTGAGGACGCCGTTCAGTGGCGTTACGACCCCATCTGCATTACAGGCAGATACACCGTAGAACAGCATATTAAATCCTTCGAAGTGATGGCAACCCTTCTGGAAGGTTACACCCGCACCTGCATTATCAGCTTCGTAGACATTTTCAATTGCGTCACCAAGAACTTCCCGGAGCTCCGTCCTGTCTGTTGGGAAGATCAAGTGACTATAACGAAAGCGTTTGTAGAAATCGGAGGTCAGCATGGCATCGCTATCAAGACCTGTGTAGAGAACGGCGCTCTCGCGGAATTTGGAGCCGACTGCAGCGGCTGTACTACGCCAGCTGTTTTTGAAACCGCTCTCGGCCTCCCGACACGGGGCCTTACCTTCACTCCCCCCAAAAAGAAATTTGCCCGCGACGAATGCAGCGCCTGCGTGGTAGGCGGCGATATTGGTAACTACAGCAACTGCCCACACTTATGCAAATACTGCTACGCCAACTACGGAAAAGATCAAGTGCTGCAAAAACACAAGACGCACGATCCAGAATCGCCATTGATTATTGGCAACTTGCGTCCCGGAGAAATCGTACACCCTGCAAAGCAAGAAAGTTGGATAAAGAAAAAGCCCAGCGTTCAGCCGGATCTATTTGAAATCTAA
- the rsmH gene encoding 16S rRNA (cytosine(1402)-N(4))-methyltransferase RsmH, whose translation MSKNDPQVKSLHTNEISAAAIAGVEGGVFYHDPVMLKECLQGLRLEEGSELNKANEVLAGGTFVDCTMGGGGHSYAIATRLSAAGTLHAFDRDEDAVKFATKRLAPVSNGEGRPNFILHPVPFGKLGEEVSENVLDGVLYDLGISSHQVDDSSRGFTFVGNNPLDLRMDRREDVSAQEWLRSVSADDLADALRKNADMDRAFKLATRIIEVAQETSREGRDILPSDIKAVVEAVFPDKRRDANSLLARVFQAVRMEVNGELRQIEDSIRSAVDCLKVGGRLVVMSYHSVEDRCVKDTCAEFEKACICPEHLPVCMCGGNHQRLKKVNRKPILPTNDEIAKNSRARSAKLRVYEKV comes from the coding sequence ATGTCCAAAAATGATCCTCAAGTAAAATCCTTACATACAAATGAAATTTCTGCGGCTGCAATTGCAGGCGTTGAAGGTGGCGTGTTCTATCACGATCCTGTGATGCTGAAGGAATGCCTTCAGGGTTTACGCCTGGAAGAAGGTTCCGAACTGAATAAGGCAAACGAAGTGCTTGCCGGCGGAACGTTCGTTGACTGCACCATGGGCGGTGGCGGTCATTCCTATGCTATTGCAACCCGTCTTTCTGCGGCAGGTACCTTGCATGCCTTTGACCGCGACGAAGATGCGGTGAAGTTTGCAACCAAGCGCCTGGCTCCTGTTTCCAATGGGGAAGGCAGGCCGAATTTTATTCTCCATCCGGTTCCCTTTGGCAAGCTGGGTGAAGAAGTTTCCGAAAATGTTTTGGATGGTGTCCTGTATGATCTGGGCATCAGCAGCCACCAGGTAGATGATTCCAGCCGTGGCTTTACTTTCGTTGGAAACAATCCGCTGGACCTCCGTATGGATCGTCGCGAAGATGTTTCTGCGCAGGAATGGCTCCGCAGCGTCAGTGCTGACGATCTGGCTGATGCTCTTCGCAAGAATGCCGATATGGATCGAGCATTCAAGCTTGCTACCCGCATTATTGAAGTCGCCCAGGAAACGAGTCGTGAAGGTCGCGACATTTTGCCTAGCGATATTAAGGCTGTGGTAGAAGCTGTATTCCCGGATAAGCGTCGCGATGCCAATAGCTTGCTGGCTCGCGTATTCCAGGCGGTTCGCATGGAAGTGAATGGCGAATTGCGTCAGATTGAAGATAGCATCCGTTCTGCAGTGGATTGCCTGAAGGTGGGCGGTCGTCTGGTGGTCATGAGTTACCACTCTGTGGAAGATCGTTGCGTCAAGGATACTTGTGCTGAATTTGAAAAGGCCTGCATTTGCCCTGAACACTTGCCGGTCTGTATGTGCGGTGGTAATCACCAACGTTTAAAGAAGGTGAATCGCAAGCCGATTCTCCCCACTAACGACGAAATCGCAAAGAACAGCAGGGCTCGCTCTGCAAAACTGAGAGTGTACGAGAAGGTATGA